One Sphingopyxis macrogoltabida genomic region harbors:
- a CDS encoding queuosine precursor transporter: MTDSDNPPAQPVAVSAASVRHFRYYDLIMAAFVAILLLSNIIGASKPSYIPLPDGTQWAFGAGVLFFPISYIIGDVLTEVYGYARARRVIWTGFAALAFMAFMAWVVVALPPADGWPGQASYEFVFGNSWRIVIASMTAFCVGEFANSYVLARMKLWTGGRMLWARTIGSTVVGQGLDSLIFYPLAFYGLAGWPPEQLMQVVLSQWLIKTLWEAALTPFTYIVVGALKRREGVDVFDEGTDFTPFRAKV; the protein is encoded by the coding sequence ATGACCGACTCCGACAACCCGCCGGCGCAGCCCGTCGCCGTGAGTGCCGCCAGCGTGCGGCATTTCCGCTATTACGACCTGATCATGGCGGCCTTCGTCGCCATATTGCTCTTGTCGAACATCATCGGCGCGTCGAAGCCGAGCTATATCCCCCTGCCCGACGGCACCCAATGGGCGTTCGGGGCCGGGGTGCTGTTCTTCCCGATCAGCTATATCATCGGCGACGTCCTCACCGAAGTCTATGGCTATGCCCGTGCCCGCCGGGTGATCTGGACCGGCTTCGCGGCGCTCGCCTTCATGGCGTTCATGGCATGGGTGGTCGTCGCTTTGCCCCCCGCCGATGGCTGGCCGGGGCAGGCAAGCTACGAGTTCGTCTTCGGCAACAGCTGGCGGATCGTGATCGCGTCGATGACCGCCTTTTGCGTCGGCGAATTCGCGAACTCCTATGTCCTTGCGCGCATGAAGCTGTGGACCGGCGGGCGGATGCTGTGGGCGCGGACGATCGGATCGACGGTCGTCGGTCAGGGGCTGGACAGCCTGATTTTCTACCCGCTCGCCTTTTACGGCCTTGCCGGATGGCCCCCCGAACAGCTCATGCAGGTCGTCCTGTCGCAATGGCTGATCAAGACATTGTGGGAGGCGGCGCTGACGCCGTTCACCTATATCGTCGTCGGCGCGCTCAAGCGGCGCGAAGGCGTCGATGTCTTCGACGAGGGAACGGACTTTACGCCGTTCCGGGCGAAGGTCTGA
- a CDS encoding (2Fe-2S)-binding protein has translation MVVCVCNAIRESQLRDVARDGQLRCAKAAYAQLGRKPKCGQCLPFARNIISDVAATA, from the coding sequence ATGGTCGTCTGTGTCTGCAACGCAATAAGGGAAAGCCAGCTGCGCGATGTTGCGCGCGATGGCCAATTGCGGTGCGCCAAGGCCGCCTATGCGCAATTGGGTCGCAAACCCAAGTGCGGACAGTGTCTGCCTTTCGCTCGCAATATCATCAGTGACGTCGCCGCGACCGCCTGA
- the purS gene encoding phosphoribosylformylglycinamidine synthase subunit PurS codes for MKVQVYVTLKPGVLDPQGKAIHHALEGLGFGGVSDVRAGRFIELEVADDVSDADLDAMCAKLLANTVIENYRIERA; via the coding sequence ATGAAAGTTCAGGTCTATGTGACGCTCAAGCCCGGGGTGCTCGACCCGCAGGGCAAGGCGATCCATCACGCATTGGAAGGCCTCGGCTTCGGCGGCGTCAGCGACGTGCGCGCCGGCCGTTTCATCGAACTCGAGGTCGCCGACGATGTCAGCGACGCTGATCTCGACGCGATGTGCGCGAAGCTGCTCGCGAACACCGTCATCGAAAACTACCGGATCGAACGCGCCTGA
- the purQ gene encoding phosphoribosylformylglycinamidine synthase subunit PurQ, with product MKTAVIVFPGSNCDRDMAVALETVTGRAPAMVWHRETELPDGIEFIALPGGFSYGDYLRSGAMAARSPILRSVADAAGRGVPVLGVCNGFQVLTEAQLLPGALMRNAGLNFVCRSVPLTVENSQSLFTAGYKAGEAIDIPVAHHDGNYFADAETLDRIEGEGRVAFRYADNVNGSARAIAGVLNDAGNVLGMMPHPERAIDRAHGGTDGLRLFEAALGVLA from the coding sequence ATGAAGACCGCCGTCATCGTCTTTCCCGGCTCCAATTGCGACCGCGACATGGCCGTCGCACTCGAAACCGTCACCGGCCGCGCCCCGGCGATGGTCTGGCACCGCGAGACCGAACTGCCCGACGGCATCGAGTTCATCGCGCTGCCCGGCGGCTTTTCCTATGGCGACTATCTTCGTTCGGGCGCGATGGCGGCGCGGTCGCCGATCCTGCGCAGCGTCGCCGATGCGGCGGGGCGCGGCGTGCCGGTGCTCGGCGTGTGCAACGGTTTCCAGGTGCTGACCGAGGCGCAGTTGCTGCCCGGCGCGCTGATGCGCAACGCGGGGCTGAACTTCGTCTGCCGCAGCGTGCCGCTGACCGTCGAAAACAGCCAGTCGCTGTTCACCGCGGGCTATAAGGCGGGCGAAGCGATCGACATTCCGGTCGCGCATCACGACGGCAATTATTTCGCCGACGCCGAAACGCTCGACCGGATCGAGGGCGAAGGGCGCGTCGCCTTCCGCTACGCCGATAATGTCAACGGCTCGGCGCGCGCCATCGCGGGCGTGCTGAACGACGCGGGCAATGTGCTTGGCATGATGCCGCACCCCGAACGCGCGATCGACCGCGCGCACGGCGGCACCGACGGGCTACGCCTGTTCGAGGCCGCGCTCGGCGTCCTCGCCTGA
- the bfr gene encoding bacterioferritin: MKGDEKVIDFLNEALKNELTAINQYWLHYRMLDNWGVAKLAHFEREESIDEMKHADKLADRILFLGGLPNFQMLGRLRVGETVEEILKADLALEEEAIPLLKDAIAHSESVRDYVSRDLFADILESEEHHVDELEKQFEMIERMGLENYIQLQSKSVGDD; the protein is encoded by the coding sequence ATGAAGGGCGACGAAAAGGTCATCGATTTCCTCAACGAGGCGCTGAAGAACGAGCTCACCGCGATCAACCAATATTGGCTGCACTATCGCATGCTCGACAATTGGGGCGTTGCGAAGCTGGCGCATTTCGAGCGCGAGGAATCGATCGACGAGATGAAGCACGCCGACAAGCTGGCCGACCGCATCCTCTTTCTCGGCGGCCTGCCCAATTTCCAGATGCTCGGCCGCCTGCGCGTCGGTGAGACGGTCGAGGAAATTCTCAAGGCCGATCTCGCGCTCGAAGAAGAAGCGATCCCGCTGCTCAAGGACGCGATCGCGCATTCGGAAAGCGTGCGCGACTATGTCAGCCGCGACCTGTTCGCCGACATCCTCGAAAGCGAGGAACATCATGTCGATGAACTCGAAAAGCAGTTCGAGATGATCGAGCGCATGGGGCTGGAAAATTACATCCAGTTACAGTCGAAGTCGGTCGGCGACGACTAA
- a CDS encoding CocE/NonD family hydrolase, producing the protein MNRREYLLTAASVLAMGSATDVQAGLAGTGDGSEGTRKPLFEPQINYAVRIPMRDGVQLSATLYLPRGVTTPRPVIFSLTPYTADGYHPEGISFSSNGYPYLSVDMRGRGESGGEFSPFVTDPDDGRDIVDWIARQPFCNGKVGMCGLSYVGYTQWGTVRGDPSGLATIVPSAPCYVGFDFPIRYNIFFNFAATWLTRVWGNTGRVTAYNDGEYWSQAFLRFLESGQPFRKLTEYFGLDSKPFDEWMEHPHQDEYWDQANPTPDQFAKLTIPVLSLCGAYDGDQLGTLEFHRQHLKNAGTKANHYLVIGPWGHLEVRKPKAEFFGIKVGPESVIDMPKLHREWFAFAMEGGKKPEFLKKKVTHYLMVADEWRYADTLEDVTSRYETLHLQSSGNPDSVYRSGTLAATPGGRAEPDHYVYDPRDLSVPKLEATLTGSHLLDQTMVLADSAAKLIYHSEPFEQDTEVSGFFKFSAWIAIDQPDTDFLVSIYDIGADGSSMFLTEQHMRARHRESLRGEKLIDTREPLRYDFDRFFFVSRLIRKGHRLRLVFRPNEGLGWQKNYNSGKPVADETMADARTVTVRLFHDAARPSTLSIPIGQSRG; encoded by the coding sequence TTGAATCGTCGGGAATATCTTCTGACCGCGGCATCGGTATTGGCGATGGGATCGGCGACAGATGTCCAAGCCGGGCTGGCAGGCACAGGCGACGGTTCGGAGGGAACCCGAAAGCCGCTGTTCGAACCGCAGATCAACTATGCGGTCCGAATCCCGATGCGCGACGGCGTTCAGCTGAGCGCGACGCTGTACCTTCCCCGGGGCGTCACGACGCCGCGCCCGGTCATCTTCTCGCTCACGCCCTATACCGCCGATGGCTATCATCCCGAGGGCATTTCCTTTTCCAGCAACGGCTATCCCTATCTTTCGGTCGACATGCGGGGACGCGGCGAGTCGGGCGGCGAATTTTCTCCCTTCGTTACCGATCCCGACGATGGACGCGACATCGTCGACTGGATCGCCCGGCAGCCGTTTTGCAATGGCAAGGTCGGCATGTGCGGCCTGTCCTATGTCGGTTATACCCAATGGGGAACGGTGCGCGGCGACCCGTCCGGGCTGGCGACGATCGTGCCCTCGGCGCCTTGCTATGTCGGCTTCGATTTCCCGATCCGTTACAATATTTTCTTCAACTTCGCGGCGACCTGGCTGACGCGCGTATGGGGGAATACCGGCCGCGTTACAGCCTATAATGACGGCGAATATTGGTCGCAGGCGTTTCTGCGCTTCCTCGAATCGGGGCAGCCGTTCCGCAAGCTCACCGAATATTTCGGACTCGATTCCAAACCGTTCGACGAATGGATGGAACATCCGCACCAGGACGAATATTGGGATCAGGCGAATCCGACCCCGGACCAATTTGCCAAGCTGACCATTCCGGTCCTGTCGCTGTGCGGCGCCTATGACGGCGACCAGCTCGGCACGCTCGAGTTCCATCGCCAGCACCTGAAAAATGCCGGGACCAAAGCGAACCATTATCTGGTCATCGGCCCCTGGGGGCATCTCGAGGTCCGCAAACCGAAGGCGGAATTTTTCGGCATCAAGGTCGGCCCGGAGAGCGTCATCGACATGCCGAAACTGCACCGCGAGTGGTTCGCCTTTGCGATGGAAGGCGGCAAGAAGCCCGAATTCCTGAAGAAGAAGGTCACGCATTACCTCATGGTGGCCGACGAATGGCGTTATGCCGATACGCTCGAAGACGTCACCTCGCGTTACGAGACCCTGCATCTGCAGTCATCGGGCAACCCGGACAGCGTCTATCGTTCGGGAACGCTGGCGGCCACGCCGGGCGGCCGCGCGGAACCCGATCATTATGTCTACGATCCGCGCGATCTCAGCGTGCCGAAGCTGGAGGCGACGCTGACCGGCTCGCACCTGCTCGATCAGACCATGGTCCTCGCCGATTCGGCCGCCAAGCTCATTTACCACAGCGAGCCGTTCGAACAGGATACCGAGGTCAGCGGCTTCTTCAAATTCTCCGCCTGGATCGCCATCGACCAGCCCGATACCGATTTCCTGGTGTCGATCTATGACATCGGCGCCGACGGATCGAGCATGTTCCTGACCGAGCAGCATATGCGCGCGCGCCATCGGGAGAGCCTGCGCGGCGAAAAGCTGATCGATACCAGGGAACCGCTACGCTATGATTTCGACCGTTTCTTCTTCGTCTCGCGGCTGATCCGCAAGGGCCATCGCCTGCGTCTCGTTTTCCGCCCGAACGAAGGCCTCGGCTGGCAGAAGAATTATAATAGCGGCAAGCCGGTCGCCGACGAAACGATGGCCGACGCCCGCACCGTGACGGTGCGGCTGTTCCACGACGCCGCGCGTCCGAGCACGCTGAGCATCCCCATCGGGCAGTCCAGGGGCTGA